One genomic window of Stigmatopora nigra isolate UIUO_SnigA chromosome 13, RoL_Snig_1.1, whole genome shotgun sequence includes the following:
- the rlf gene encoding zinc finger protein Rlf has product MYRGGKEEKKAVSSGCPGAYAPWTRGKMAERNVETQPEWSDRGLDTAEDTLVAMETLLATLRAFEDGLRQQELSVASSSDYCDNFCQALMHYAGSRNSIDHGLPLLEVYCLSINCFAAARSHLTADSDRVSLVLKRLALSCFELFLSVPENEIPYEAWVQFHQSVQIAHDTLLQYGSTDLQALLQITGEGGAWSNTILAALLSGQPTIQQEVDNYICLEGEGFMEMRVKHLEKMGEVAKAVVLAKACTDCSAISNQTTFRHTYVSMLCQLLPNEEAIMEISRQDCKDVLEITSNLDSEGEENTGFILCTTFLTQQLQQPSLDCSWELILLWSKLQTKLDPSVLSFLERCLQLGAIAKTVQHLLYLIRIIQTEAAAVGTATSVELGVKALQLPQNNDMDSRIEICKIVSGLLMNDLEVRRACLLTEFTLGPSQLVLNRLQELYQRPDQKYDHESGLIPNSLRCELLLVLKAHWPIDPEFWDWNTLKYHCFSVLGLKPKSEGNEEESEKPFLLQVNTVTEVPEHNSCLNGSLYPHKLHDQTHSQLVRGEAEARRAKLCCRICKRSFTEAQIIHHSKRHVVDDKHPCPVCLQRFRNRKELVSHLRQHIKSEAPYPNNNGNITDDDDIEPGEITIDPSLILYYESTRDPKVLQHIVQQAKNVKENKCEDKEHITFDYMNMHYRLQNREEYFCPGTGCSKVFKHSKYLYVHLKLEHKSDENVKHFYHMKEQREKCAFCRRHFVSAYHHHKHRKIHYGQLPYMCLVMGCGIRFGSSNELVLHKQIHGFQLSYQCELEGCLVNYSDLGQLYHHEAQHFRDAAFTCTSPSCKKFYFSKREFIEHLSTHGITFSENDFEAQRKEKETLFKADSERTALVSNPADTEENVNGDCQKKPASCPTSVQPSVNETPKTVLTLVAMCFDGCKFTCGFEKCGMTFSRARDVQRHLKHAHPEHLKLENKDNKQDKERGPKPKKFKAAIESDNEEDDIQFFPPGSPGEDGNEWTTSSPATTSLAKNDALREILIGLSRIDLNCLSPQSVSNKQIPPMQEASASIQYTLRDKQPVVLLSRTPTKQTKRDIESDNHDESFAIDKPYRCKIGQCDFRTARTYSLLRHSVSMHGQTIEQAKRMSSLKDTSFRPFKCRLCFKSHREKRALRVHYIRTHRLSISSADKYCFGSAQIGKVTLPNSNPKLNEEEPSSGDEEKNCQNRLNASSLSSSLTAKAAEVKKQEKDQRGDGEVEVLPHERKRRLVAKNNLRYFLDKFNKPFHCVAKNCDAAFSTQGSLVRHLQLIHHYKRSQLLLEQEVAHEPDVKSASGKKSPYPSSDEPKPQYTCQFANCNASYHLKSSLARHTRMAHSQMAGLMRCKYEGCSKVFTHSDSMKKHILFRHCDYYDSLVVRLQSTHKKSVTGCQNKDVVNPVTPSLTETPAPETRQPTQSEEKKDTDETEKEDKLTVQNINHFSTYVFRTQEEALQMCQDRCLRVAYPCMIQDCDSVLKYMYNLNRHYKGVHHMQTEYLQENVDKLFFTAEQLEELIQLKSARTTVEGEEEAKSSEGCKMDNRPKPVESEKQDPEANLLSDKVETNGETFPDPLGSPEEEATPAVKTNDILVGAEEVLYGEPSTDTQAEEESVAVIANVRKPMGKILNFEQIKPLLRPLTINLSPQCSVFFTREDSIQNASKDGEKMVEKSETSATPTRQPLKRKNEIPLPPTNGIEPQTLGSPPHSFDITTYKPVGFEASFLKFIQETEPKDQKTLCVKRRDSFRRNCSVKENNQLGISLTRSRRSHPMLHKSSNVTRNISSVRNLKSILDKALAGCGDLAIKQLQYLRPVVVLGKPVCMATLPKHFPTEPQNSKLLLGSKV; this is encoded by the exons GCACTTATGCATTATGCTGGAAGCAGGAACTCCATAGACCATGGTCTTCCGCTTCTCGAGGTCTACTGCCTATCAATAAACTGCTTTGCTGCCGCCCGCTCACACCTCACAGCTGACTCGGATCGAGTGAGTCTAGTTTTGAAGAGGCTCGCCTT AAGCTGTTTTGAACTATTTCTGTCTGTTCCTGAAAATGAAATCCCTTATGAGGCCTGGGTTCAATTTCACCAATCTGTTCAG ATTGCACATGACACCTTGTTACAGTATGGAAGTACAGACCTTCAAGCTCTACTACAGATCACTGGAGAGGGTGGTGCATGGAGCAACACCATCCTTGCTGCTCTCCTTTCAGGCCAGCCAACAATCCAGCAAGAAG TCGATAATTACATCTGCTTGGAGGGCGAGGGATTTATGGAGATGCGAGTAAAACATCTGGAGAAGATGGGTGAGGTGGCCAAGGCTGTGGTACTAGCAAAAGCTTGCACAGACTGCAGTGCAATCTCCAACCAAACCACTTTTCGACACACATATGTCTCTATGCTTTGCCAGCTGCTTCCAAATGAAGAGGCCATAATGGAG ATATCCAGGCAAGACTGCAAGGATGTCCTCGAGATAACCTCCAATTTGGATTCTGAGGGAGAGGAGAACACTGGCTTTATCTTGTGTACGACCTTCCTAacgcagcagcttcagcagccTAGCCTCGACTGTTCTTG GGAGCTGATTCTCCTCTGGAGTAAACTTCAGACAAAACTGGACCCCTCAGTTTTGTCTTTTCTTGAAAGATGCCTTCAGCTTGGTGCCATTGCCAAAACAGTGCAGCATTTGCTATACCTGATCCGTATCATTCAGACAGAG GCAGCCGCAGTGGGCACAGCTACCTCAGTGGAGCTTGGTGTCAAAGCTCTGCAGCTTCCACAGAATAATGATATGGACAGCAGAATCGAGATCTGCAAAATCGTGTCAGGCCTCCTTATGAACGACCTAGAAGTGCGGCGTGCCTGCCTCCTCACAGAGTTCACACTGGGGCCCAGCCAGTTGGTTCTAAATCGCCTCCAGGAGCTTTACCAGCGCCCAGATCAAAAATATGATCATGAGAGTGGCCTTATACCCAACTCGCTACGCTGTGAACTACTGCTGGTGCTGAAGGCACACTGGCCTATTGACCCTGAATTTTGGGATTGGAACACACTCAAGTATCACTGCTTTTCCGTGCTCGGTTTGAAACCCAAGTCGGAAGGTAATGAGGAAGAGAGTGAGAAACCATTCCTGCTACAAGTCAATACGGTAACAGAAGTACCTGAGCACAATTCCTGCTTAAATGGAAGTCTTTATCCACACAAGCTGCATGATCAAACACATTCTCAATTAGTTCGAGGGGAAGCAGAAGCGAGGAGAGCCAAGCTCTGTTGTCGCATTTGCAAAAGGTCCTTCACTGAGGCTCAAATTATACACCACTCCAAAAGACATGTTGTGGATGACAAACATCCCTGCCCCGTTTGTTTGCAAAGGTTTAGGAACCGTAAAGAGCTTGTATCCCACTTAAGACAACACATCAAAAGCGAAGCCCCGTATCCCAACAATAATGGTAACATCACGGATGATGACGACATCGAACCCGGTGAAATTACCATTGACCCTTCTTTAATTTTGTATTACGAATCCACGCGTGATCCCAAAGTCCTGCAGCATATTGTACAGCAAGCCAAGAATGTCAAGGAAAACAAGTGTGAGGACAAAGAGCACATAACATTTGATTACATGAACATGCACTACAGGCTGCAGAACCGAGAGGAATATTTCTGTCCCGGAACTGGCTGTTCCAAGGTCTTCAAGCATTCCAAGTACTTGTATGTGCACTTAAAGTTGGAGCATAAAAGCGACGAGAATGTCAAGCATTTTTATCACATGAAAGAGCAACGGGAGAAGTGTGCCTTCTGCCGGCGTCATTTTGTGTCTGCTTACCATCACCATAAACATCGAAAAATTCACTATGGTCAGCTACCATACATGTGCTTGGTGATGGGTTGTGGTATCCGTTTTGGTTCTTCCAATGAGTTGGTGTTGCATAAACAAATCCATGGCTTTCAGCTAAGCTACCAGTGTGAGCTTGAGGGATGCTTAGTTAATTACTCAGACCTGGGGCAACTTTATCACCACGAAGCACAACATTTCAGGGATGCTGCATTCACCTGCACAAGCCCATCGTGTAAAAAATTTTACTTTTCTAAAAGGGAATTCATAGAGCATCTCTCTACACACGGCATCACTTTCTCTGAAAATGACTTTGAGGCTcaaaggaaagaaaaagagaCTCTTTTTAAAGCTGATTCTGAAAGAACTGCCCTTGTCAGTAATCCTGCTGATACAGAAGAGAATGTCAATGGAGATTgccaaaaaaaacctgcaagttGCCCCACCTCTGTTCAACCATCTGTCAATGAAACGCCCAAAACGGTACTGACCTTGGTAGCAATGTGTTTTGATGGATGTAAGTTCACTTGTGGCTTTGAGAAGTGCGGTATGACTTTCTCCAGAGCGCGAGATGTCCAAAGGCACCTTAAACATGCCCACCCAGAACACCTTAAATTGGAGAACAAAGATAATAAACAGGACAAAGAGCGAGGTCCAAAGCCCAAAAAATTCAAGGCTGCAATTGAGTCAGACAATGAGGAAGATGACATCCAGTTCTTTCCTCCGGGCTCACCTGGAGAAGATGGGAACGAATGGACAACTTCTTCCCCCGCTACAACAAGTCTTGCCAAAAATGATGCCCTTAGAGAAATTCTCATTGGGCTGAGTCGAATCGACCTCAATTGTTTGTCTCCGCAAAGTGTTTCAAATAAGCAGATCCCGCCTATGCAAGAAGCAAGTGCATCCATTCAGTACACTCTTAGAGATAAACAACCTGTGGTTTTGCTTTCTAGAACACCCACAAAGCAGACAAAGCGAGATATAGAATCGGATAACCATGACGAATCATTTGCCATTGATAAACCCTACAGATGCAAAATCGGACAATGTGACTTCCGGACTGCACGGACCTATAGTTTGCTGCGCCACTCGGTTAGCATGCACGGCCAGACTATTGAACAAGCCAAAAGGATGTCGTCTTTGAAGGACACTTCATTTCGGCCCTTTAAGTGTcgtttgtgttttaaaagtcaCAGGGAGAAGAGGGCCTTGAGAGTCCACTACATTCGGACGCATCGACTCAGCATTAGTTCGGCGGATAAGTATTGTTTTGGATCTGCGCAGATTGGAAAGGTCACACTACCCAACTCAAACCCAAAGCTGAATGAGGAGGAACCTAGTTCAggagatgaggaaaaaaactgcCAAAATAGACTAAATGCAAGTAGTTTATCATCCTCTTTAACTGCAAAAGCAGCAGAGGTGAAAAAGCAGGAAAAGGACCAAAGAGGAGACGGTGAGGTGGAAGTCTTACCCCATGAGAGAAAGAGACGCTTGGTGGCCAAAAATAATCTGCGCTATTTTTTAGATAAATTCAATAAACCTTTTCACTGCGTTGCCAAAAACTGTGATGCCGCCTTCTCTACCCAGGGAAGCCTTGTGCGCCACCTTCAACTCATACACCATTACAAACGCTCTCAACTCCTGTTGGAACAAGAAGTGGCACACGAACCCGACGTCAAATCCGCCAGTGGGAAGAAAAGTCCTTACCCGAGTTCGGATGAACCTAAACCCCAATACACGTGTCAATTTGCAAACTGCAATGCCTCCTACCATCTCAAAAGCAGTCTAGCACGCCACACCAGGATGGCACACTCTCAGATGGCAGGGTTAATGAGATGCAAGTACGAGGGCTGCTCTAAAGTATTCACACACAGTGACTCAATGAAAAAACACATCTTATTCCGACATTGCGATTACTACGACTCTTTGGTAGTACGGCTCCAGAGTACTCACAAAAAGTCAGTTACAGGCTGCCAAAACAAGGATGTGGTGAACCCGGTCACGCCCAGTTTAACTGAGACGCCAGCACCTGAAACGCGACAGCCTACTCAGTCGGAAGAGAAAAAAGACACTGACGAGACTGAAAAAGAGGACAAATTGACTGTTCaaaatattaatcatttcaGCACTTATGTTTTCAGAACGCAGGAGGAGGCATTACAAATGTGCCAAGATCGTTGTTTGCGGGTAGCCTACCCTTGCATGATTCAAGACTGTGACTCTGTCCTCAAGTATATGTACAACTTAAACCGTCATTACAAAGGAGTTCACCACATGCAAACGGAGTATCTTCAAGAGAATGTAGACAAGCTCTTTTTCACAGCCGAGCAACTAGAGGAGTTGATTCAGTTGAAGTCGGCCAGGACAACAGTGGAAGGGGAAGAGGAAGCGAAGTCAAGTGAAGGTTGCAAAATGGATAATCGACCAAAGCCAGTGGAATCTGAGAAACAAGATCCAGAAGCTAATCTACTTTCTGACAAGGTGGAAACCAATGGGGAGACTTTTCCAGATCCCCTGGGATCCCCCGAGGAAGAGGCAACGCCAGCTGTCAAGACAAATGATATTCTCGTCGGTGCCGAGGAAGTCTTGTATGGAGAACCGAGTACAGACACTCAAGCCGAGGAGGAGTCTGTCGCAGTAATTGCGAATGTACGCAAACCAATGGGCAAGATATTGAACTTTGAACAAATAAAACCCCTCCTTCGTCCACTCACCATCAATCTCTCGCCACAGTGCTCGGTATTCTTTACAAGAGAGGACAGTATTCAGAATGCATCAAAAGATGGAGAGAAAATGGTGGAAAAGTCCGAGACATCGGCTACGCCAACGCGGCAACCTCTGAAGCGAAAGAATGAGATTCCTCTACCGCCCACGAATGGAATTGAGCCTCAGACTCTCGGGTCACCTCCACACAGTTTTGATATTACCACTTATAAGCCTGTTGGCTTTGAGGCTTCTTTCCTCAAATTCATACAAGAAACTGaaccaaaagaccaaaaaacTCTTTGCGTCAAACGGCGCGACTCCTTCCGACGCAATTGTTCAGTCAAAGAAAATAACCAGCTTGGAATTTCACTCACAAGAAGCAGACGGAGTCATCCCATGCTACACAAATCCTCCAACGTAACGAGGAATATTTCGTCCGTCCGAAACTTGAAGTCCATCTTGGACAAAGCCCTTGCTGGGTGTGGAGATCTGGCCATCAAGCAGCTTCAGTACCTCAGACCCGTGGTGGTTTTGGGTAAACCTGTGTGCATGGCTACCCTGCCAAAACACTTCCCAACAGAGCCCCAAAACAGCAAACTGCTTCTGGGAAGCAAAGTTTAA
- the zmpste24 gene encoding CAAX prenyl protease 1 homolog, which translates to MFDIIYQLPVEKQIFYAVLGFSWTVYLWEAYLAHRQRKIYRSTRNVPQELGKIIDSETFEKSRLYQLDKSNFSFWSGLYSETEGTLVLLLGGIPFLWDLAGAGIKYFGFGSEYEITQSLVFLTLATLLTALTGLPWSLYNTFVIEEKHGFNQQTLGFFIMDAMKKFAVTQCILLPVTSLLLYIIKIGGDYFFIYAWLFTLAVSLILVTIYADYIAPLFDKFTPLPDGELKTAIEAMASSISFPLTKVYVVEGSKRSSHSNAYFYGFFKNKRIVLFDTLLEDFSPLNKGDETKPAQPENDGDASQLKSKPKHKKQGCNNQEILAVLGHELGHWKLGHTVKNIVISQINSFLCFFLFAVLIGRKELFVAFGFNDSQPTLIGLMIIFQFIFSPYNELLSFCLTVLSRRFEFQADAFARNMGKASDLYSSLIKLNKDNLGFPVADWLYSMWHYSHPPLLERLRALGNAKQD; encoded by the exons ATGTTCGACATTATATATCAGCTCCCGGTGGAAAAGCAGATATTTTATGCTGTTTTGGGCTTTTCGTGGACAGTGTATCTATGGGAGGCCTACCTTGCACATAGACAG CGAAAGATATACAGGTCAACGAGAAATGTGCCACAAGAGCTCGGAAAGATAATTGATTcggaaacatttgaaaagtcccGACTCTATCAGCTGGATAAAAGTAACTTCAGCTTTTGGTCTGGCCTGTATTCAGAGACGGAAGGAACG CTGGTCCTGCTTTTGGGCGGTATTCCTTTTCTGTGGGACCTCGCCGGCGCAGGGATAAAATACTTTGGATTTGGTTCGGAGTATGAGATCACGCAGTCTCTTGTATTTTTGACCCTGGCCACCCTGCTCACTGCTTTGACTGGCCTTCCTTGGAGTTTGTACAACACGTTTGTCATTGAGGAGAAGCATGGCTTCAACCAGCAG ACGTTGGGGTTCTTCATCATGGACGCCATGAAGAAGTTTGCCGTGACTCAGTGTATCCTGTTGCCTGTGACTTCGCTGCTTCTCTATATTATCAAAATTGGAGGGGACTACTTCTTCATCTATGCCTGGCTCTTCACCCTGGCTGTTTCTCTT ATCCTTGTGACCATCTACGCTGACTACATCGCTCCCTTGTTTGATAAATTTACTCCTTTACCCGATGGGGAGCTGAAGACGGCGATTGAAGCCATGGCCAGCAGTATAAGTTTCCCACTCACAAAGGTTTACGTCGTCGAAG GTTCCAAGCGGTCTTCACACAGCAATGCATACTTCTATgggtttttcaaaaataaacgcATTGTGCTGTTTGACACCCTGCTGGAGGACTTTTCTCCCCTCAACAAGGGGGACGAGACAAAGCCCGCCCAACCAGAAAATGATGGCGATGCCAGCCAATTGAAATCCAAGCCAAAG CACAAGAAACAAGGATGCAACAATCAGGAAATCCTTGCCGTTTTGGGGCACGAGCTTGGTCACTGGAAGCTTGGTCACACCGTCAAAAACATTGTCATCAGTCAG ATTAATTCCTTCCTTTGTTTCTTTCTATTTGCTGTCCTCATTGGACGGAAAGAGTTGTTTGTCGCATTTGGCTTCAATGACAGCCAGCCCACCTTAATTGGCTTGATGATAATCTTTCAGTTCATCTTTTCTCCATATAATGAG CTTCTGTCCTTCTGCCTGACAGTCCTGAGCCGCAGGTTCGAGTTCCAAGCGGACGCTTTTGCGCGCAACATGGGCAAAGCTTCAGACCTCTACTCGTCTCTCATCAAGCTCAACAAGGATAACTTGGGCTTCCCCGTGGCCGACTGGTTGTACTCCATGTGGCATTACTCGCACCCTCCCCTGCTGGAGCGCCTCAGAGCGCTAGGCAACGCCAAGCAGGACTGA
- the atp5if1b gene encoding ATPase inhibitor B, mitochondrial, translating to MYLQTRAKPGVTSVIVILPPSLANMARFLRPNIRGLFSLQQRMSSDQLGELGKGAGKGGGAGGSIREAGGAMGKKQAAEEEMYFKRKEQEQLAALKQHHQEEIDHHKKEIERLQREIDRHKGKIRKLKHDD from the exons atgtatttacagaCAAGGGCAAAGCCAGGCGTTACCTCTGTCATTGTCATTTTGCCACCCAGTCTTGCTAACATGGCGAGGTTTTTGAGGCCTAACATCCGCGGTTTGTTTTCTTTACAGCAGAGAATGTCATCCGACCAG CTGGGCGAGCTGGGTAAAGGTGCTGGAAAAGGTGGCGGAGCTGGTGGGTCCATCCGAGAAGCAGGTGGGGCCATGGGAAAGAAACAGGCGGCTGAGGAGGAAATGTACTTTAA ACGCAAGGAGCAGGAGCAGCTGGCTGCATTGAAGCAACACCACCAGGAGGAAATCGACCACCACAAAAAGGAGATTGAACGTCTGCAACGTGAGATTGACCGCCATAAGGGGAAGATCAGGAAGCTGAAGCACGACGACTAA
- the rpl13a gene encoding large ribosomal subunit protein uL13: MADGFNKVLLLDGRGHLLGRLAAIVAKQTLLGHKVVVVRCEGINISGNFYRNKLKYLAFLRKRMNTNPSRGPYHFRAPSRIFWRTVRGMLPHKTKRGQAALERLKVFDGIPPPYDKKKRMVVPAALKVVRLKPTRKFAVLGRLAHEVGWKYQAITATLEEKRKQKSKLRYNKKKVGIKLTKQATKNVASQIAKYTAVLQQFGVLV; the protein is encoded by the exons ATGGCGGACGGCTTCAATAAG GTTCTGCTACTAGATGGCAGGGGCCATTTGCTTGGTCGCCTGGCTGCCATCGTTGCCAAGCAGACCTTGCTGG ggcACAAAGTTGTAGTGGTGAGGTGTGAAGGCATCAACATCTCTGGAAATTTCTACAGGAACAAAC TGAAGTACCTGGCTTTCCTGCGCAAGAGGATGAACACCAATCCCTCTCGTGGCCCGTATCACTTCAGAGCTCCTAGCAGGATCTTCTGGAGGACGGTTAGAG GCATGTTGCCCCACAAAACCAAGAGAGGCCAGGCCGCTCTGGAGAGGCTGAAGGTGTTCGACGGGATTCCCCCACCCTACGACAAG aAAAAGCGCATGGTGGTTCCAGCTGCTCTTAAGGTTGTGCGACTGAAGCCCACGCGTAAG TTTGCCGTTCTTGGACGTTTGGCCCATGAGGTGGGCTGGAAGTATCAGGCCATCACAGCCACGCTGGAGGAGAAGAGGAAACAGAAATCCAAACTGCGCTACAATAAGAAAAAGGTCGGGATCAAGCTTACCAAACAGGCAACGAAGAACGTCGCGAGCCAAATCGCAAAGTACACAGCAGTACTCCAACAATTTGGTGTTCTTGTCTGA